In one window of Dissulfurirhabdus thermomarina DNA:
- a CDS encoding B12-binding domain-containing radical SAM protein — protein MSWRTPRTARRRALFIFPRTPGAVTANDAVFPFPLVGLSQLAAYFEPDFEVRIHDETRAPLRRLPAADLVLVTTLTSTAARAYEIADAYRAAGVPVVLGGVHATMLPEEAAPHADAVVVGEAEPVMERLVADAAAGRLRPVYRAETRPDLDDLPVPAVHLLSRRHRFFMGGIQTSRGCPQRCNFCSVPATFGRRLRVKSLGALDRELAALARVTRRRLFVVDDNFTLARERALAILELFRRHGFRWMGFSNLAVSEDEDFLRALRRSGCLSLFIGFESLHAHALFHKNDRYHDPAEMRRAVARIHAHGIGIQGSFIFGFDGEGPEVFEETAAFIQETGIELPAVNILTPFPGTALFDEMERAGRLLHRDWSRYDMSHVVFEPRGMTPAELQQGYAWTLKYLASPTSILRRLGRRTVDTPYFLVANFALRNAQTRLARRLWNPPVQADLESRGLLCRS, from the coding sequence ATGAGCTGGCGGACGCCCAGGACGGCTAGGCGGCGGGCGCTCTTCATATTTCCCCGGACGCCGGGGGCGGTCACCGCCAACGACGCGGTCTTTCCCTTTCCCCTGGTGGGGTTGTCCCAGCTGGCCGCCTACTTCGAGCCCGACTTCGAGGTCCGCATCCACGACGAGACCCGGGCCCCCCTTCGGCGCCTTCCGGCGGCGGACCTCGTCCTGGTGACCACCCTCACCTCCACCGCGGCGCGGGCCTACGAGATCGCCGACGCCTACCGGGCCGCCGGGGTGCCGGTGGTGCTGGGCGGGGTCCACGCCACCATGCTCCCCGAAGAGGCCGCCCCCCACGCCGACGCGGTGGTGGTGGGAGAGGCCGAGCCCGTCATGGAGCGCCTCGTGGCCGACGCCGCCGCCGGGCGCCTGCGGCCGGTCTACCGGGCCGAGACGCGGCCGGACCTGGACGACCTTCCCGTGCCGGCCGTGCACCTCCTCAGCCGGCGTCACCGTTTCTTCATGGGCGGCATCCAGACCAGCCGGGGCTGCCCCCAGCGCTGCAACTTCTGCTCGGTGCCCGCCACCTTCGGCCGACGGCTCCGGGTGAAATCCCTCGGGGCCCTCGACCGGGAGCTGGCGGCCCTGGCCCGGGTCACCCGCCGCCGGCTCTTCGTGGTGGACGACAACTTCACCCTGGCCCGGGAGCGGGCCCTGGCCATCCTGGAGCTCTTCCGGCGCCACGGCTTCCGCTGGATGGGTTTTTCGAACCTGGCCGTGAGCGAGGACGAGGACTTCCTCCGGGCCCTGCGCCGGAGCGGCTGCCTGTCGCTCTTCATCGGCTTCGAGTCGCTGCACGCCCACGCCCTCTTTCACAAGAACGACCGCTATCACGACCCGGCGGAGATGCGCCGGGCCGTGGCGCGGATCCACGCCCACGGGATCGGCATCCAGGGCTCCTTCATCTTCGGCTTCGACGGCGAGGGGCCGGAGGTCTTCGAGGAGACCGCGGCCTTCATCCAGGAGACGGGGATCGAGCTGCCCGCCGTGAACATCCTGACCCCCTTCCCGGGCACGGCCCTCTTCGACGAGATGGAGCGGGCCGGGCGGCTCCTCCACCGCGACTGGTCCCGCTACGACATGAGCCACGTGGTCTTCGAGCCCCGGGGGATGACGCCGGCGGAGCTCCAGCAGGGCTACGCCTGGACCCTCAAGTACCTCGCCTCTCCCACCTCCATCCTCCGGCGTCTGGGTCGGCGGACGGTGGACACCCCCTACTTCCTGGTGGCGAACTTCGCCCTCCGCAACGCCCAGACCCGGCTCGCCCGCCGCCTCTGGAACCCGCCGGTGCAGGCGGATCTCGAATCCAGGGGGTTGCTGTGCCGCTCGTGA
- a CDS encoding phytoene desaturase family protein, with protein MPERADVVVAGAGLGGLSCAALLARAGRRVVVLEKNRRPGGYAATFESRGHRFDIATQALGGCEPEGPVRRLLRDVGAEAAVRFLPCEPARVYFFEDGQAPYVQHGSWTAQMRALAARFPEHRALLEACYGVFSGLLDELTRVGLEGRRDVPFGFSRRYPLLARYGKASVRDFLEEREVPAALGRLLTARAGYCLLPPERLSLVGFACTEMTYGHGAWMVAGGVARLVSALADALRRHGGRLLAGRAAAAILTRDGRTRGVRTRDGAVVEAPAVVAAAAAGPALTRWLDDPGLLPAGYRRKLARLRPSGSYFVAYYSVPEEAVADLWPNMEIHGRGPAEPSVFYVLVPSLVDREAAPEGRHCLCLSVPLEGGARPSAGERRALRARVEGALVARFPSLAGRLEPLFELGPDHLALMTANPGGAAYGWDQIPEQAGIYRLNLKTPVPGLYLAGHWTMPGGGIAGVMTSGRLAARAILEEMA; from the coding sequence ATGCCTGAGCGGGCCGACGTGGTGGTGGCGGGCGCGGGGCTCGGGGGGCTGAGCTGTGCGGCGCTCCTGGCCCGGGCGGGCCGGCGCGTGGTGGTCCTCGAGAAGAACCGGCGGCCCGGGGGTTATGCCGCCACCTTCGAGTCGCGGGGCCACCGGTTCGACATCGCCACGCAGGCCCTGGGAGGGTGCGAACCCGAGGGCCCGGTCCGGCGTCTCCTCCGGGACGTCGGGGCGGAGGCGGCGGTCCGGTTCCTCCCCTGCGAACCGGCCCGGGTCTACTTCTTCGAGGACGGGCAGGCGCCCTACGTCCAGCACGGGAGCTGGACCGCCCAGATGAGGGCCCTCGCCGCGCGCTTCCCGGAACACCGGGCGCTGCTCGAGGCCTGCTATGGGGTCTTCTCGGGCCTCCTCGACGAGCTCACCCGGGTCGGCCTCGAGGGACGGCGCGACGTCCCCTTCGGTTTCTCGCGCCGCTACCCCCTCCTGGCCCGCTACGGCAAGGCCAGCGTCCGGGACTTCCTGGAAGAGCGGGAGGTCCCGGCGGCTCTCGGCCGCCTCCTCACCGCCCGGGCGGGGTACTGCCTCCTTCCCCCGGAACGCCTCTCCCTGGTGGGGTTCGCCTGCACGGAGATGACCTACGGCCACGGGGCCTGGATGGTGGCGGGCGGGGTGGCCCGGCTCGTCTCGGCCCTGGCCGACGCCCTCCGGCGCCACGGGGGGCGGCTCCTCGCCGGCCGGGCAGCCGCCGCCATCCTCACCCGGGACGGGCGCACCCGCGGGGTGCGGACCCGGGACGGCGCCGTGGTGGAGGCCCCGGCCGTGGTGGCGGCCGCCGCCGCGGGCCCTGCGCTCACCCGGTGGCTGGACGACCCGGGGCTCCTCCCGGCGGGCTACCGGCGCAAGCTGGCCCGCCTGCGGCCCAGCGGTTCCTACTTCGTGGCCTACTACTCAGTGCCCGAGGAGGCCGTGGCGGATCTCTGGCCCAACATGGAGATCCACGGCCGGGGGCCGGCCGAGCCCTCGGTCTTCTACGTCCTGGTCCCGTCCCTGGTGGACCGGGAGGCGGCGCCCGAGGGCCGGCACTGCCTCTGCCTCAGCGTGCCGCTGGAGGGGGGCGCACGGCCCTCCGCCGGGGAGCGCCGCGCCCTCCGCGCCCGGGTGGAGGGGGCCCTCGTGGCCCGCTTCCCCAGCCTGGCGGGCCGGCTGGAGCCCCTCTTCGAGCTTGGGCCCGACCACCTCGCCCTCATGACGGCAAACCCCGGGGGGGCGGCCTACGGGTGGGACCAGATTCCCGAACAGGCGGGGATCTACCGATTGAATCTCAAGACGCCGGTCCCGGGCCTGTACCTGGCCGGGCACTGGACCATGCCCGGCGGGGGCATCGCCGGGGTGATGACATCCGGGCGGCTCGCCGCCCGCGCGATCCTGGAGGAGATGGCATGA
- a CDS encoding small multi-drug export protein produces the protein MPLVTKVGIVVAAYLATGRTGGIFACLALGASPLAALLMALFMDFVQIPLYGVVLEASRRHVRAFDRAGRWVRARHERWQARLAEERGVWARLARHHPLAVVAVSMVPFRGCGVFSAAVLAFLLGIGRLRGTALIMAGSLLGSVLTLLVFFYPVRWLHGG, from the coding sequence GTGCCGCTCGTGACCAAGGTGGGGATCGTGGTGGCGGCCTACCTCGCCACCGGGCGGACGGGGGGCATCTTCGCCTGCCTGGCCCTGGGGGCCTCGCCCCTGGCGGCGCTCCTCATGGCCCTCTTCATGGACTTCGTCCAGATCCCCCTTTACGGGGTGGTGCTCGAGGCCTCGCGCCGCCACGTGCGCGCCTTCGACCGGGCGGGCCGGTGGGTCCGGGCGCGGCACGAGCGCTGGCAGGCCCGGCTCGCCGAGGAGCGGGGCGTCTGGGCCCGGCTCGCCCGCCACCATCCCCTGGCCGTGGTGGCGGTCTCCATGGTGCCCTTCCGGGGCTGCGGGGTCTTCTCCGCCGCGGTGCTCGCCTTTCTCCTGGGGATCGGCCGTCTCCGGGGAACGGCCCTCATCATGGCGGGGTCGCTGTTGGGCTCGGTGCTGACCCTCCTCGTCTTCTTCTACCCGGTCCGGTGGCTCCATGGCGGCTAG
- a CDS encoding class I SAM-dependent methyltransferase, which yields MAARVRVPEGREVDAGALDLFARAAALGAPMAAFRVRRILGGALRPGARLLDVGTGPGTIPLRLARACPGLAAVGLDVSLGMLGRARRFRRRAGAALDLVAADAARLPFRDGTLDVVISLFALHHLDRVDTLLAEADRVLRPGGVFLLIDFRRDMPGVCFRLADAAWRAAFWWGPGRSGFADSVRSAWTPGEAAEAIAAAELEGYEVHANSMELWIHRNLGGAR from the coding sequence ATGGCGGCTAGGGTACGGGTCCCGGAGGGGCGGGAGGTGGACGCCGGGGCCTTGGACCTCTTCGCCCGGGCCGCCGCCCTCGGCGCCCCCATGGCCGCCTTCCGCGTCCGGCGGATCCTCGGCGGGGCGCTCCGGCCCGGGGCCCGCCTCCTCGACGTGGGGACTGGGCCCGGGACCATCCCGCTGCGCCTGGCCCGGGCCTGCCCGGGGCTGGCCGCCGTCGGGCTCGACGTGAGCCTCGGGATGCTCGGGCGGGCCAGGCGGTTCCGGCGCCGGGCGGGGGCGGCCCTGGACCTCGTGGCGGCCGACGCCGCCCGGCTGCCCTTCCGGGATGGCACCCTGGACGTGGTGATCTCCCTCTTCGCGTTGCATCACCTCGACCGGGTGGATACCCTTCTGGCCGAGGCGGACCGGGTGCTCCGGCCCGGGGGCGTCTTTCTCCTCATCGACTTCCGCCGGGACATGCCGGGGGTGTGCTTCCGCCTCGCCGATGCCGCCTGGCGGGCCGCCTTCTGGTGGGGCCCCGGCCGGAGCGGGTTCGCCGATTCCGTTCGGTCGGCCTGGACGCCGGGGGAGGCCGCGGAGGCCATCGCCGCGGCGGAGCTCGAGGGGTACGAGGTGCACGCCAATTCCATGGAACTCTGGATCCACCGGAACCTCGGGGGGGCGCGGTGA
- a CDS encoding LolA family protein, protein MRGRLLSACLVCLVFLGPWGAAIRAADPSGWRRLQGAERAAVLRRLAEARRRVRTFQADFVEVRRVPPLARELRYSGRLYYRAEGFLLLRYREPLDHVIRVRGGEVLFYVPGSGTADVVALSEARGMAGRPDLFGGGPAAFTGEVWAGSGAYRLVEGDPQSGRRVEIDLDGGSLLARRIRIEADGGAVTEIRLARSLENAPLPPEVADFAPPPGTEIHRVGGP, encoded by the coding sequence GTGAGGGGCCGTCTCCTTTCGGCCTGCCTGGTCTGCCTGGTCTTCCTCGGCCCGTGGGGCGCCGCGATCCGCGCCGCGGACCCGTCGGGGTGGCGCCGGCTCCAGGGGGCGGAGCGGGCGGCGGTGCTTCGCCGCCTCGCCGAGGCCCGGCGGCGGGTGCGGACCTTCCAGGCCGACTTCGTGGAGGTCCGCCGCGTGCCGCCGCTCGCCCGCGAGCTCCGTTACTCGGGGCGCCTCTACTACCGGGCGGAGGGCTTCCTCCTTCTCCGGTACCGGGAGCCCCTGGACCACGTCATCCGGGTACGGGGGGGCGAGGTCCTCTTCTACGTCCCCGGAAGCGGCACCGCCGACGTCGTGGCCCTTTCCGAGGCCCGGGGGATGGCGGGCCGGCCGGACCTCTTCGGGGGCGGCCCCGCCGCCTTCACGGGGGAGGTCTGGGCCGGTTCCGGGGCCTACCGGCTGGTGGAGGGTGATCCACAGTCGGGGCGGCGTGTGGAGATCGACCTGGACGGCGGGTCTCTCTTGGCCCGGCGGATTCGGATCGAGGCCGACGGCGGCGCCGTGACGGAGATCCGCCTCGCCCGGTCCCTGGAGAACGCGCCGCTTCCGCCGGAGGTGGCGGATTTCGCGCCGCCGCCGGGCACCGAGATCCACCGGGTGGGGGGGCCGTGA
- a CDS encoding beta-ketoacyl synthase N-terminal-like domain-containing protein → MSTRGPAGGAGAATVVAGLGAVSPLGAGRAALWAGAAAGRAAFGPIRLFDTTGHRTGAASEVTAPPEPPRRRLPAAELSRADRFALAAAAEALSDAGLLDPETGLAADPDMGIVVGTAAGGILGLEAFFRARFEGRVPEHPRRMLASFALSAVAANLAREFGIRGPRLTTATVCSSSGLALAAAHELLRWGAAARVLVVGAEGLSEVTHAGFNSLRAVAPDRCRPFDRDRRGLVLGEGAGAVVLERRPARPGEVVLRGYGLTTDLHHFTAPEPKGEAVAATLRAALDSAGLGPADVDYVNAHGTGTPLNDAAEARGIAAVLGKVPVSSSKSVFGHALGAASALEALVTARALREETVPPTAGLEAPDPACAGLDLVRGEARRAPLRHALSNSFAFGGSNVALAFSREAGAEAAPASAGRPVITGMGAVSPFGPGVGPLAEALREGRTGLRDLAAFGAEWGGFLGGAVDLEAVKGRVPPARRRHLNRMGLFLEAAVDEALASAGIEPRGLGPVPLVYGSAFGCAGNVHGFFTTLLAEGPRAASPQDFKLSVTNAPAALAAQRLGIHGPVWVFSADEASWEAALHWGCDLVRRGGARRVVVAAAEELGDAILAIHRALGFVAPGPGPGYRLGEGAVAAVVEAEAAARERGARVLGRVAGWAAARDAACGPQEFPADPAVVETLCRGLFGAEATGLSGRGVLLVPGGGHPAAEGILDRAAARLAAELPGWEVLRPRAPFGESGAAGGLGLTALLAGERPGGALVLTAARGGTLAATLVAPGRGHA, encoded by the coding sequence GTGAGCACCCGGGGCCCGGCAGGCGGAGCCGGAGCGGCCACCGTGGTGGCGGGGCTCGGGGCGGTCTCGCCCCTGGGGGCCGGCCGGGCGGCCCTCTGGGCCGGGGCGGCCGCCGGCCGGGCCGCCTTCGGCCCCATCCGCCTCTTCGACACCACCGGGCACCGGACCGGCGCGGCCTCGGAGGTGACGGCGCCGCCCGAGCCGCCCCGCCGGCGCCTGCCGGCGGCGGAACTCTCCCGGGCCGACCGCTTCGCCCTCGCCGCCGCCGCCGAGGCCCTCTCGGACGCGGGGCTCCTCGACCCGGAGACGGGTCTTGCCGCCGACCCGGACATGGGGATCGTGGTGGGGACCGCGGCCGGGGGGATCCTCGGCCTCGAGGCCTTCTTCCGGGCCCGGTTCGAGGGCCGGGTGCCCGAACACCCCCGCCGGATGCTGGCCTCCTTCGCCCTCTCGGCCGTCGCCGCCAACCTCGCCCGGGAGTTCGGCATCCGGGGCCCGAGGCTCACCACGGCCACGGTCTGTTCCTCCAGCGGCCTCGCCCTCGCCGCCGCCCACGAGCTCCTCCGGTGGGGAGCGGCGGCCCGGGTGCTGGTGGTGGGGGCGGAGGGCCTCTCCGAGGTCACCCATGCCGGCTTCAACAGCCTGCGCGCCGTGGCCCCCGACCGGTGCCGTCCCTTCGACCGGGACCGGCGGGGCCTGGTCCTGGGCGAAGGCGCCGGGGCCGTCGTCCTGGAGCGCCGCCCCGCCCGGCCGGGGGAGGTGGTGCTGCGCGGCTACGGCCTCACCACGGACCTCCATCACTTCACCGCCCCGGAGCCCAAGGGAGAGGCGGTGGCGGCGACCCTCCGCGCGGCCCTCGACTCGGCGGGTCTCGGCCCGGCCGACGTGGACTACGTGAACGCCCACGGGACCGGGACCCCCTTGAACGACGCCGCCGAGGCCCGGGGGATCGCGGCCGTCCTGGGGAAGGTCCCCGTCTCGTCCTCGAAGTCCGTCTTCGGCCATGCCCTCGGGGCGGCCAGCGCCCTGGAGGCGCTGGTCACGGCCCGGGCCCTCCGGGAGGAGACGGTGCCCCCGACGGCGGGGCTCGAGGCGCCGGACCCGGCCTGCGCGGGGCTGGACCTCGTGCGCGGGGAGGCCCGCCGGGCGCCGCTCCGCCACGCCCTCTCCAACTCCTTTGCCTTCGGGGGGAGCAACGTCGCCCTGGCCTTCTCCCGGGAGGCGGGGGCCGAGGCCGCCCCCGCCTCGGCCGGCCGCCCGGTGATCACCGGCATGGGGGCGGTCTCGCCCTTCGGGCCCGGGGTCGGCCCGCTGGCCGAGGCCTTGCGGGAGGGGCGGACGGGGCTCCGGGACCTGGCCGCCTTCGGGGCGGAATGGGGCGGTTTCCTCGGCGGGGCCGTGGACCTCGAGGCCGTGAAGGGCCGGGTGCCCCCGGCCCGGCGGCGGCACCTCAACCGGATGGGCCTCTTCCTGGAGGCGGCGGTGGACGAGGCCCTGGCGTCGGCGGGGATCGAGCCCCGGGGGCTCGGCCCGGTGCCCCTGGTCTACGGCTCGGCCTTCGGGTGCGCCGGCAACGTCCACGGGTTCTTCACCACGCTGCTCGCCGAGGGGCCGAGGGCGGCATCGCCCCAGGATTTCAAGCTCTCCGTCACCAACGCCCCGGCGGCGCTGGCGGCCCAGCGGCTCGGGATCCACGGCCCGGTCTGGGTCTTTTCCGCGGACGAGGCCTCCTGGGAGGCCGCCCTCCACTGGGGGTGCGACCTCGTCCGCCGGGGCGGGGCGCGGCGCGTGGTGGTGGCCGCGGCGGAGGAACTGGGGGATGCCATCCTGGCCATCCACCGGGCCCTGGGCTTCGTGGCGCCCGGCCCGGGCCCCGGCTATCGGCTGGGGGAGGGGGCGGTGGCCGCCGTGGTGGAGGCGGAGGCGGCCGCCCGGGAGCGCGGGGCGAGGGTCCTGGGGCGGGTGGCCGGCTGGGCCGCAGCCCGGGACGCCGCGTGCGGACCCCAGGAGTTCCCGGCGGATCCGGCGGTGGTGGAGACCCTCTGTCGGGGTCTCTTCGGTGCCGAAGCGACGGGGCTTTCCGGGCGGGGGGTCCTCCTCGTTCCGGGGGGCGGACACCCCGCGGCGGAGGGGATCCTCGACCGGGCCGCGGCCCGGCTGGCCGCCGAGCTCCCCGGCTGGGAGGTCCTCCGGCCCCGGGCCCCCTTCGGCGAGTCGGGGGCGGCCGGCGGCCTGGGCCTTACGGCCTTGCTGGCCGGGGAGCGTCCCGGGGGAGCCCTGGTCCTCACGGCGGCCCGGGGAGGCACCCTTGCCGCCACCCTGGTGGCGCCTGGGAGGGGGCATGCCTGA